GGATTTTTCTTTCTCCCCTTGAAAAGACCCGGGCCGCGGATGATGCCGCGAACGGTCGGAACTTCCCCGGAGGAGGCCTTTCCGATAACCGGCGGTTGCGACTGGCTTATTCGATAAACCGGTTTGATTCCAATCACCTCGAAGTCACAACCACTGTGAGTGATTCAGATTCCGCGTGGATGTTGTACAGCGACGTCTGGCATCCCTTCTGGCGGGCGACCGTTAACGGAAAGCCCGTACCGGTTTACAGGGCGAACCTGGCCTATAAAGCGGTCAGGCTGGAAAAGGGGGAAAACACGGTCCATTTTTACTTTAAATCCGAATGGCTGGCTTTGCTGTATAAAATATTTGGTTTAAACTCTCTGTTCTGGTTGTTCGCGGTGGTTTACCTGGCGGGTGGGATTGTTGTTTTCCGTTCCTCCGGTCATGTCAATCCCATGGTTGAATAAAAAACGACCGGGCGTTACAAGTTTTTTAGGTGCCGAAGCACCATGCGCATTTTCAGAGCCAGTGAGGTGCTGGGAATATATAGCCTGGCCATTTTGTAAGTGTAGACAATTTCATATATCGGGCGGAGAACGATCCCTGGCAGCGATAGCAGCGCTTTTCGGAGGCGCTGATGATAAAATAGAAAAGGCCAGCGGACGAACAGCGGGAAGAGACAGAACAGTTTATATATCCGGCTTTTTTCCTTTTGGCTGAAATCCAGCATGCTGCTGGAAAAATAATCCCGGGGCAGATCGCGGATGCTGGGCTCACGGCAGCAGCCCTGCTCCATGGCATACTGGGTTAATTTCAGTCCCGGAAAAGGGATAAAGATGTTGGCCAGTCCCAGATAAGGCTTGACCCTGATATTCATCTCGACGGTCTCATCCATCTGTGCGGCGGTTTCTCCCGGCAATCCAAGGATATTGCCGGTCCGGAAAGGGATCCCGTGCCGGGTCAGGCATCGCGCGGCGTGATAAATCTGCTCATCCGACATGTTCCGGTTAAGCACCGTGTTCCTTAAACGGTCATTGCCGGTTTCAATGGCCCAGTTGACCGCCTGGCAGCCGCTTTGTTTCAGGCCGGCGGCGATTTCATCATCGATCAGGTTCGCGCGGATATTGCAGGTATAGGGGAGCCCCACCGCCCGGGGATAGCGGTCACAGAATTCCGCGAACCACTTTCCCCCGAGGATAAAGATGTCGTCGTTGAAAATCACCTCTTTCAAAGGGTAGCGGTCGCGAACATCCTTGATCTCTTCTATCAGGTAGTCCACGCTTTTCTTTCTTATCGCGGGTCCGCACCCCTGAAACATCTCCCGGAATTTATGATTGAAACAATAGGAACAGTCATAGGGGCAGCCGCGCCCGGAAAAGAACTGCTTGGACGGGGAGTCCCGGAGAAGACGGTCGGCATTGTAAACAACCGACCGGTCGGGAAAAGGCAGTTCATCCATGTTCACCAGGGGGTAGAAGGACTCTGGAAATGGGTCCTGCCGGCGGAAGATGTTTTTTGTAGAGGTAAAGTCGCTACGTATAAAATCGAGCAGGGCGTATTCGCCTTCTCCGATACAAATGGCGTCTATGGCGGATGTTTTCAGAAAGGACCAGTCAAAGGTGGGGCCGGGTCCGCCGATCACGGACCTGGCCGAGCAGGCCTGCTTTGCCATCCTGTCAAAAGATATATACAGGGGAATGGTCGCCGAAAAAGAGGAATAGCAGATCAGGTCCGGTTCGATCTCTTTTATTTTTTTCAAAGCCCGTGAAAAGCTGCGCGTTCCGACATAAAACAATCGCCGGTCATCGGATTTCAGGACCCCGGCCAGGGCATAAATCCCGTGATGATCGTTGTAAAGATTCAGCAGGTCGATAAAGACGATTTTCATGGCCGGCCTTTTCGGTAAATCGCCACCCCGAATTGCGTCGATTCAAAGGGCATGGCGCCGATGACCCGTTCCAGGCGGTAGTTTTGTCGAATCCAGCCGTACAAGTCCCGGGCATAATGAACCCCGAAGAAGGGATATCCGTAATCTGAGGCGTCCCGGCTGATCACGACTACATAGTCCGCGCCGCTGTCGGAGAGCCCCTTGATTATTGTTTCTTCGCCAATGTACTGCAGCACCGGGGGCATGAAGTTGCAGTATCGTAAGGGGTTTTTTCGATCGGCCAAGAGGTTGACGGCTATGCCTTCCGGAAAGACAACCACCGACTGCTCCGGCGACGTGTTGCGGCTTAGATAATCCACGGTCGTCATAATGTCCCGGGTCTGATGGTCGTCAACCCAGTAGAACGTGCCGTGGTCGGAAACCGTTTTGAGCGTCCGGCTGTCATAATGCCGGACCGACCACCCCCAGTAATCGAAGGCCAGGACCAGGAGGAAGCAGGCCAGAACAACTTCCAGAAACGGCTTTGCGGTGGAAGGGAAAACGCGGATAATCCGGGGGACTACCCCTCTGAAAATGATCAGGTGGTACACGATCAAGCCGGGAACCAGCAGATAGAAGCCATACAATTCCGGTCCCATGTTCAGCAGCATGCGTGATGCCACGATCAGGGCCGTCAGGCAAAGACAAAACAGTTGAAGGCAGACTGGATCTTTTGTTTTTATGGATTTCCAGGCGAAATAGAGGATTCCGCCCGGTAAGAAAAGAGAAAGGCATCGATACTGGTAACACGCCAACAGGTCCGGTGAATAAATCATTACCAGCGCTATAACCAGGAGGCCTGATGTCAGGGCCGGGAGTCGCGTGGGTGTCGCGGCCGATTTCGACCGGGAGGTAATGCCTGACGCGGCCGCGCCAAGCAACGGCAACAGAACCAGGGTAAGAGCAGTCGATCCGGCGATAATTTTCAGACTGGAAACCGTATCCGCGGTCCCCATTACCGCATCCTGAAAATGGTCACTCTTCAGATACAGCAACGGATTGATGACGGATTCCCTGAATCCGGCCCAGGAACCGGAAACGGCGATAAACAGTAGATATCCGGCCGCGGTAAGGAGCGGGGGCAGTAATAAAAGCAGCCAGATCGGGATATTCTTCTTGCCGGAATTGTTGAATATGTAAACAAGGCCGGTGACGAAAAAACCTCCCCAGGCAAGGATAGGTATTTCGATCCGGCAGAACATGGCCATGGACATGAAGAAGGCCCAGAGGCCGAGGAATCGGTTTTGCCCCGACTGGAGGAACCGGAGAAAAAAATAAAGGGCATACAGGATGAACAGCAAAAACAGCGTGGAAGCGAAACTGTAGGGAAGAATGGCGTTGAAATTGTTGTTGTCGGCGTAATAGCCGAAAGCAAAGACCAGAAAGAAGACAATGACGGTCAGGGCGGAGACGGTCGCACTCAAAAACATCCGGGGAATCAGATAGACCGCCGCGGCGATCAGGAGGGTGGTGACGATGCCAAGGCCCGCCAGTGTATAAAGATGAACGCCGAATATTTTAAATAAAATCGCCTGCAGATATGGAGGGAAAAAGCCATATTCATAAAAGATATCGCGATAGAGGACATGCCCTTCCAGCAGTTTCATGGGTACCCAGAATTCCCGGAAGGTATCGACGATCAGGTCACCCCACTTCATCCATGTCCGGCTCAGCAGATAAAGAAAGCAGGCGCCCATGGCCGCCAGGGCGATGGAGAATTCATTTAAATGGCGGGGCAGTCTTTTTATCATTCTTCTATTTCAGCCATGATGACGGCCTGTAAACCGCTTCAGTACATCCAGCAGGTATTGCATTTCCTCAATGCCCAGACCGTCATGAACGCCGACATGGAGGCCGTTGTCACCGATATATTCAGCCTGGGGAAAGTCCCCGGGCGCGTGTCCGAGAAAAGCAAAACTGACGCATTGGGTGGGCATGGCTTCAAAAAGGGTCCGCGTTTCAATGCCGTTTTCCTCCAGATAACGCATCAGGTCGTTCCTTGAAAACGGCGCTTCTTTTCCGACAATGATGGGAATGGCATGGGGACCAATGCGTTCATCGGCCTGTTCACTGATGGTGGTCAGCCAGGGGTGAAACTGTTCAAAATGTTCCAGTACAAACATCAGATTGGCCCGGCGTTTTTCAAGTATGGCCGGATAGGCCTCCAGGCAACCGATTCCGAGAGCGGCCTCCAGCTCATTCATTTTGCTGGAGAACCCCGGCCGGCGGGTGACAAACCGGATATCCCGGCCTTCCCGGAACCGTTCCGGGCAATATCCCGAGGAGACATTCAGCCGGCACACCCGGCAGTCGCAGGCCCGGCCGTGGGAACGGAGTGAGCGCAGGATTTTCGCGTACGATTCGTTATCGGTCGTAACGATGCCGCCCTCGCCGGTGGTGACCAGATGGGCCACATACAGGCTGAAGGCCGCCATATCACCAATGGAGCCGGCGGTTTTCCCCTTGTAAAGGGCGCCGTGGGCCTGGGCGGCATCTTCGATGACGACAAGACCGTATCGATCGGCGATTTTCCTGATCGCGACCATGTCCGCCGGTTTGCCCATCAGATGAACCGGCATGATGGCGCGGGTTTTTTCGGTAATGACGGCTTCGATTTTTTCCGGATCAATATTAAGAGAGACCGGATCAATATCGACAAAAACCGGGGTGAACCCGGCGTGAATCACGGCATGACCGGTAGCGACAAAGGAAAGGGCCGGGATGATCACTTCGTCCCCCCGGCGGGCACCGAAATCATAAAGTACGGACAGGGCCAGGATATCGGCATCGGTGCCTGAAGAAACGGCAATGGCTTCCCTGACGCCGACCAGTTCAGCGAACCGCTCTTCAAAACGCCGCACCAGATTACCGCTGCTGATTCGTCCCGCGGCGAGCGCTTCGTCAATCAGGCGCCTGGATATATTCTGAATGGTGATGTTACCAAAGGGAAGATGCTTTTTCATTTCAGACATCGGGTCGATAAACCTCCACTTCGTTCAAAGACAGGATACATTCCCCGGACGCCTGGATGGTGATATGGCGGAGCGTTTCCGGAGGTGAAAACACAATTTCCATGGGCCCCCCATCACCTGCCCGCTCGACCCGGGCTTTCCGCCAGCGTTCTCCATCGTCGGATATGGACACGATCAGGGGCGGACCATTGAACCGGGGGCCGGAAAACCCGGTGTAAAGAACAATTTTCCCCACCGTTTCCGGCTGCCGCAGATCCACCCGCCACCAGGGGTTCCCTTCTTTATCGGTGAAGAAGCAGGAATCAACGCCTCGGCCGCCGTCAACCGCGTGCCGGCTGTTATAAAGATAAGGATAACCGGGCGCATGGCTGCTCATTTGCGTCGGTTTGCCGAAAGCAAGATTCACAGGGGTGCCCGGGGCCGGTGACTGCCATTCGTATCGCGTCCCGAGATTGTCGCCGGCGTAAAGGCTGGTATACCATATACCGAACAACCC
This genomic stretch from Thermodesulfobacteriota bacterium harbors:
- a CDS encoding radical SAM protein translates to MKIVFIDLLNLYNDHHGIYALAGVLKSDDRRLFYVGTRSFSRALKKIKEIEPDLICYSSFSATIPLYISFDRMAKQACSARSVIGGPGPTFDWSFLKTSAIDAICIGEGEYALLDFIRSDFTSTKNIFRRQDPFPESFYPLVNMDELPFPDRSVVYNADRLLRDSPSKQFFSGRGCPYDCSYCFNHKFREMFQGCGPAIRKKSVDYLIEEIKDVRDRYPLKEVIFNDDIFILGGKWFAEFCDRYPRAVGLPYTCNIRANLIDDEIAAGLKQSGCQAVNWAIETGNDRLRNTVLNRNMSDEQIYHAARCLTRHGIPFRTGNILGLPGETAAQMDETVEMNIRVKPYLGLANIFIPFPGLKLTQYAMEQGCCREPSIRDLPRDYFSSSMLDFSQKEKSRIYKLFCLFPLFVRWPFLFYHQRLRKALLSLPGIVLRPIYEIVYTYKMARLYIPSTSLALKMRMVLRHLKNL
- a CDS encoding DegT/DnrJ/EryC1/StrS family aminotransferase, giving the protein MSEMKKHLPFGNITIQNISRRLIDEALAAGRISSGNLVRRFEERFAELVGVREAIAVSSGTDADILALSVLYDFGARRGDEVIIPALSFVATGHAVIHAGFTPVFVDIDPVSLNIDPEKIEAVITEKTRAIMPVHLMGKPADMVAIRKIADRYGLVVIEDAAQAHGALYKGKTAGSIGDMAAFSLYVAHLVTTGEGGIVTTDNESYAKILRSLRSHGRACDCRVCRLNVSSGYCPERFREGRDIRFVTRRPGFSSKMNELEAALGIGCLEAYPAILEKRRANLMFVLEHFEQFHPWLTTISEQADERIGPHAIPIIVGKEAPFSRNDLMRYLEENGIETRTLFEAMPTQCVSFAFLGHAPGDFPQAEYIGDNGLHVGVHDGLGIEEMQYLLDVLKRFTGRHHG